A section of the Arcobacter roscoffensis genome encodes:
- the carB gene encoding carbamoyl-phosphate synthase large subunit, with the protein MPKREDIKSILLIGSGPIVIGQACEFDYSGTQATKTLKELGYRVVLINSNPATIMTDPEFADKTYIEPITEEVVAKIIEKENIDAVLPTMGGQTALNVATTMYEKGMLDGVQFLGAHPDAIKKGEDRHLFNEAMIKIGMDLPKSANAYSVDEAMKKAKEIGFPVISRASFTLAGGGSGVAYNMDEFKKLAEEGIEASPINEIEIMESMLGWKEYEMEVIRDKKDNCIIVCSIENLDPMGVHTGDSTTIAPALTLTDKEYQDMRNASFAILREIGVDTGGSNVQFSICPNTGRMIVIEMNPRVSRSSALASKATGYPIAKVATLLAVGFTLDEITNDITGTAASFEPVIDYVVTKIPRFTFEKFPKANSTLTTGMKSVGEVMAIGRTFNESMQKALCSMETGLVGFDPICDDLEKIKAEIRRPNADRLRYLMDGYRKGLTNEELFELCNIDPWFLSKFREIYNIETSMSDAILTNEEAMREAKTNGFSDAMIALLVGKTEEEVYSARKALDIDFEYNEVDTCAAEFKALTPYLYSSTNITKIPKVEKQDDNKKVLIIGGGPNRIGQGIEFDYCCVHASFALNEMGIKTIMYNCNPETVSTDYDTSDVLYFEPIDFEHVRAVIEQENPDGIIVHFGGQTPLKLANAITDVGGKIIGTTAEVIDLAEDREKFSTFVEKAGLLQPDNGTAVEVEQAIEIAERIGYPVLVRPSFVLGGRGMRIVYTTSELRQYMDEAVSVSNDAPVLIDKFLDRAIELDVDCICDGKEVYIGGIMQHIEEAGVHSGDSACSLPPVSISEELIKQLEEKTKAMALGLGVVGLMNTQYAIHKGEIYLIEVNPRASRTVPFVSKATGMPLAKIATRVMWGESLRDALAVYDKDIVHEDNGVLKPKLKGHIAVKEAVFPFNKLSGSDPILTPEMKSTGEVMGISDNFGEAYAKAQSAAKNGLPTEGKVFISLCDLDKEFAPQIAKGLVDEGFSVVATGGTHKAITDAGIECEKVLKISEGRPNITDAITNGEIALAFNTSDGKESSKDDGKNIRRAVLKENVPYGTTAATALACIEAMKALKSTNGVNVQSIQEFLAD; encoded by the coding sequence ATGCCAAAAAGAGAAGATATAAAATCTATTTTACTTATTGGTTCTGGACCAATCGTAATTGGACAAGCGTGTGAGTTTGACTACTCAGGTACACAAGCTACTAAAACGCTAAAAGAACTAGGATACAGAGTTGTTTTAATTAATTCAAATCCAGCTACGATCATGACTGATCCAGAATTTGCTGATAAAACTTATATTGAGCCTATTACAGAAGAAGTTGTTGCTAAAATTATTGAAAAAGAAAATATTGATGCAGTTTTACCTACTATGGGTGGACAAACAGCATTAAATGTTGCAACTACTATGTATGAAAAAGGAATGCTTGATGGTGTGCAGTTCCTTGGAGCTCATCCTGATGCAATTAAGAAAGGTGAAGATAGACATCTTTTCAACGAAGCTATGATTAAAATTGGTATGGATTTACCAAAATCTGCAAATGCTTATTCTGTTGATGAAGCAATGAAAAAAGCAAAAGAGATTGGTTTCCCAGTTATTTCAAGAGCTTCATTTACACTAGCTGGTGGTGGTTCAGGTGTTGCTTACAACATGGACGAGTTCAAAAAACTTGCTGAAGAGGGTATTGAAGCTTCTCCAATCAATGAGATTGAGATTATGGAATCTATGCTTGGTTGGAAAGAGTACGAGATGGAAGTTATCAGAGACAAAAAAGATAACTGTATTATCGTATGTTCTATCGAAAACTTAGACCCTATGGGAGTTCACACAGGTGACTCTACTACTATTGCTCCTGCATTAACTCTTACTGATAAAGAATACCAAGACATGAGAAATGCTTCTTTTGCAATTCTTAGAGAAATTGGTGTTGATACTGGTGGATCAAATGTACAGTTCTCTATTTGTCCAAATACAGGAAGAATGATTGTAATTGAAATGAACCCAAGAGTTTCTAGATCTTCTGCTTTAGCATCTAAAGCTACTGGTTATCCTATTGCTAAGGTAGCAACACTTCTTGCTGTTGGATTTACTTTAGATGAGATTACAAATGACATTACTGGAACTGCTGCTTCTTTTGAGCCTGTAATTGATTATGTTGTTACAAAGATTCCAAGATTTACTTTTGAAAAATTCCCTAAAGCAAACTCTACACTTACAACAGGTATGAAATCTGTAGGTGAGGTTATGGCTATTGGTAGAACATTTAATGAGTCTATGCAAAAAGCATTATGTTCTATGGAAACAGGTCTTGTAGGATTTGATCCAATTTGTGATGATTTAGAAAAAATCAAAGCAGAAATTAGAAGACCAAATGCTGATAGATTAAGATACTTAATGGACGGATACAGAAAAGGTCTTACAAATGAAGAGCTATTTGAATTATGTAATATTGATCCATGGTTCTTATCTAAATTTAGAGAAATCTACAACATAGAAACTTCTATGAGTGATGCTATTCTTACAAATGAAGAAGCGATGAGAGAAGCAAAAACAAATGGTTTCTCAGATGCTATGATAGCTTTACTTGTTGGTAAAACAGAAGAAGAAGTATATAGTGCTAGAAAAGCTTTAGATATTGACTTTGAATACAATGAAGTTGATACTTGTGCTGCTGAGTTTAAAGCACTTACACCATATCTTTACTCTTCAACAAATATTACAAAAATACCAAAAGTTGAAAAACAAGATGATAATAAAAAAGTATTAATCATCGGTGGTGGTCCAAATAGAATTGGACAAGGTATTGAGTTTGATTATTGTTGTGTACACGCATCATTTGCTTTAAATGAAATGGGTATCAAAACAATCATGTATAACTGTAATCCTGAAACTGTATCTACTGATTATGATACATCAGATGTATTATACTTTGAGCCAATTGATTTTGAACACGTAAGAGCTGTAATTGAGCAAGAGAATCCAGATGGTATTATTGTTCACTTTGGTGGTCAAACTCCTCTTAAATTAGCAAATGCTATTACAGATGTTGGTGGAAAGATTATTGGTACTACTGCTGAAGTTATTGATTTAGCTGAAGATAGAGAAAAATTCTCTACATTTGTAGAAAAAGCAGGATTATTACAACCTGATAATGGTACAGCAGTTGAAGTTGAACAAGCTATTGAAATTGCTGAGAGAATTGGATACCCAGTACTTGTTAGACCTTCATTCGTACTTGGTGGTAGAGGTATGAGAATTGTATATACAACTTCTGAATTAAGACAATATATGGATGAAGCTGTATCTGTTTCAAATGATGCACCTGTTCTTATTGATAAATTCTTAGATAGAGCAATTGAGCTTGATGTTGATTGTATTTGTGATGGTAAAGAAGTTTATATTGGTGGAATCATGCAGCATATTGAAGAAGCTGGTGTTCACTCAGGTGACTCTGCTTGTTCATTACCTCCTGTTTCAATTTCAGAAGAATTAATTAAACAATTAGAAGAAAAAACAAAAGCTATGGCACTTGGACTTGGTGTAGTAGGTCTTATGAATACACAGTATGCTATTCATAAAGGTGAAATCTACTTAATTGAAGTAAACCCAAGAGCATCTAGAACTGTACCGTTTGTATCAAAAGCTACTGGTATGCCTTTAGCGAAGATTGCAACTAGAGTTATGTGGGGTGAGAGCTTAAGAGATGCACTTGCTGTATATGATAAAGATATTGTTCATGAAGATAATGGTGTATTAAAACCTAAATTAAAAGGTCATATTGCTGTTAAAGAAGCTGTATTCCCATTTAATAAATTATCAGGTTCAGACCCAATCTTAACACCTGAAATGAAATCAACTGGTGAAGTTATGGGTATTTCTGATAACTTTGGTGAAGCATATGCAAAAGCACAAAGTGCTGCTAAAAATGGATTACCAACTGAAGGTAAAGTATTTATTTCATTATGTGATTTAGATAAAGAATTTGCTCCACAAATTGCAAAAGGTTTAGTCGATGAGGGATTCTCTGTAGTTGCTACAGGTGGAACTCACAAAGCTATTACTGATGCTGGTATTGAGTGTGAGAAAGTTCTTAAGATTTCTGAGGGTAGACCAAATATTACTGATGCTATTACAAATGGTGAAATTGCACTTGCATTTAATACATCAGATGGAAAAGAATCATCAAAAGATGATGGTAAAAATATCAGAAGAGCAGTATTAAAAGAAAATGTTCCTTATGGAACAACAGCTGCAACTGCTTTAGCTT
- a CDS encoding type I restriction endonuclease subunit R: MSIQSEAVLEEKLIKQLASQGFENVSIKDEEALEANLKSQLEKHNKTTFSQSEFKKILNHLGKGNVFEKAQLLRDKFVLQKDDGTKEYIEFLDCEYWCQNLFQVTNQISINGTYKNRYDVTLLINGLPLVQIELKRRGLELKEAFNQINRYQKHSYSANHGLFNFVQIFIISNGVNTKYYANNKKQTFKQTFFWADSENKNIRNLDEFTTAFLEKCHISKMICKYIVLNQTDKILMVLRPYQFYAVEAIVDKVQTSNKNGYIWHTTGSGKTLTSFKTAQVLMKLPKVDKVVFVVDRKDLDYQTTKEFNSFSHGSVDGTDNTKALVKQFGDDTKLIVTTIQKLNTAIKKVRYSETMEKLKDKHIVFIFDECHRSQFGETHLNINKYFQNNQMIGFTGTPIFKDNSASNKLGRRTTADLFGERLHRYIITDAISDENVLKFSVEYVGRYKEKKDSATYIDMEVEAIDTKELLESEDRVEKIVDYILANHDRKTHSKTYTAMMTVSSVEMLIKYYEAFRAKEHKLKIATIFSYSANEEDKGADGLYESDGAHIDETHINKHSREKLDEYISDYNKIFGTKHSTKDSQSFYNYYNDISKTVKRGEIDILLVVNMFLTGFDSKKLNTLYVDKNLKHHGLIQAFSRTNRILDDKKSQGNIICFRNLKTATDDAIAMFSKKEAKDEILMEPYEEYVLKFNNGFIKLLGIAPSVSSVDMLISEDDKLEFIKAFRQLIRVLNILKGFSDFKWSDLSMSEQLFEDYKSKYLDIYDRVKAERLEGAEKVSILEDVDFELELIHKDEINVSYILKLLARYKDSDEEEQKKQKENILNILSNNPQLRSKKELIEKFINENLMSIDEDNIEDEFEKYWEEEKDTAYEKLCKEEDLNCKEVRKLVDKYIYEQKLPLKDDIAQTLKFKPKLLEKKRIIPRVLDKIVSFVEIFYDDVDTVISMPKVGENDINNYEEELLVAQPKPEYN; encoded by the coding sequence ATGAGCATACAAAGCGAAGCAGTATTAGAAGAAAAACTTATCAAACAATTAGCCTCACAAGGCTTTGAAAATGTAAGTATCAAAGATGAAGAAGCCTTAGAAGCAAATCTAAAATCACAGCTAGAAAAGCACAATAAAACAACTTTCAGTCAAAGTGAATTTAAAAAGATACTAAATCACCTAGGAAAAGGCAATGTCTTTGAAAAAGCACAACTTTTAAGAGATAAGTTTGTATTACAAAAAGATGATGGCACAAAAGAGTATATAGAGTTTTTAGATTGTGAGTACTGGTGTCAAAATCTTTTTCAAGTTACAAATCAAATCAGTATAAATGGAACATACAAAAATAGATATGATGTAACACTTCTAATAAATGGACTTCCATTAGTTCAAATTGAACTAAAAAGAAGAGGCTTAGAGTTAAAAGAAGCTTTTAATCAAATTAATCGTTATCAAAAACACTCATATAGTGCAAATCATGGACTTTTTAACTTTGTACAAATCTTCATCATAAGCAATGGAGTAAATACAAAATATTATGCCAATAATAAAAAGCAAACCTTTAAACAAACTTTCTTTTGGGCAGATAGTGAAAATAAAAACATCAGAAATCTAGATGAGTTTACTACAGCCTTTTTAGAAAAGTGCCATATCTCAAAAATGATATGCAAGTATATAGTTTTAAATCAAACAGATAAAATACTTATGGTCTTAAGACCTTATCAATTTTATGCAGTAGAAGCAATAGTTGATAAAGTGCAAACTTCTAATAAAAACGGATATATCTGGCATACTACAGGAAGTGGTAAAACACTTACTTCTTTTAAAACTGCTCAAGTTTTGATGAAGCTTCCAAAAGTAGACAAGGTAGTCTTTGTAGTAGATAGAAAAGATTTAGATTATCAAACAACAAAAGAGTTCAATAGCTTTAGTCATGGAAGTGTTGATGGAACTGATAATACAAAAGCATTAGTAAAACAGTTTGGAGATGATACAAAACTAATAGTAACAACTATACAAAAACTAAACACAGCTATTAAGAAAGTAAGATATAGCGAAACTATGGAGAAACTAAAAGATAAGCACATCGTCTTTATCTTTGATGAGTGTCATAGAAGTCAGTTTGGAGAAACTCACCTAAATATAAATAAATACTTCCAAAACAATCAAATGATTGGATTTACTGGAACACCTATCTTTAAAGATAATTCAGCTTCAAATAAACTAGGTCGTAGAACTACAGCAGATCTTTTTGGAGAGAGACTTCATAGATATATAATCACAGATGCAATTTCAGATGAAAATGTATTGAAGTTTTCAGTTGAGTATGTGGGAAGATATAAAGAGAAAAAAGATAGTGCTACATATATAGATATGGAAGTAGAAGCCATAGATACAAAAGAGTTATTAGAAAGTGAGGATAGAGTTGAAAAGATAGTTGATTATATCTTAGCAAATCATGATAGAAAAACACATAGTAAAACCTATACAGCTATGATGACAGTAAGTTCTGTAGAAATGCTTATTAAATACTATGAAGCTTTTAGAGCAAAAGAGCACAAGCTAAAAATAGCTACTATTTTTTCTTATAGTGCAAATGAAGAAGATAAAGGTGCTGATGGTTTATATGAGAGTGATGGGGCACATATAGATGAAACACATATAAATAAACACAGTCGTGAAAAGCTAGATGAGTATATAAGTGATTACAATAAAATCTTTGGAACAAAACATAGTACAAAAGACTCACAAAGTTTTTATAACTATTATAATGACATTTCAAAAACAGTAAAAAGAGGTGAGATAGATATACTACTTGTAGTAAATATGTTCCTAACAGGTTTTGATAGTAAAAAATTAAATACTTTATATGTGGATAAAAACTTAAAACATCATGGACTTATACAAGCTTTTTCTAGAACAAATAGAATATTAGACGATAAAAAATCCCAAGGAAATATTATCTGTTTTAGAAATCTAAAAACTGCAACAGATGATGCAATAGCAATGTTTTCTAAAAAAGAAGCAAAAGATGAAATACTAATGGAACCATATGAAGAGTATGTATTAAAATTTAATAATGGTTTCATAAAGCTTTTAGGTATAGCCCCAAGTGTAAGCTCAGTAGATATGCTAATAAGCGAAGATGATAAGTTAGAATTTATCAAAGCTTTTAGGCAGTTGATTAGAGTTCTAAATATTCTAAAAGGATTTAGTGATTTTAAATGGTCTGATTTATCTATGAGCGAACAACTTTTTGAAGATTATAAATCTAAATACCTTGATATTTATGATAGGGTAAAAGCTGAACGTTTAGAGGGAGCTGAAAAAGTATCTATCTTGGAAGATGTTGATTTTGAATTGGAGCTTATTCATAAAGATGAGATAAATGTAAGTTATATTTTAAAACTATTAGCTCGATATAAAGATTCAGATGAAGAAGAACAAAAGAAACAAAAAGAAAATATCTTAAATATTCTTAGCAATAACCCACAGCTTAGAAGTAAAAAAGAACTTATCGAAAAGTTTATCAATGAAAATCTTATGAGTATAGATGAAGATAATATTGAAGATGAGTTTGAAAAGTATTGGGAAGAAGAAAAAGATACTGCATATGAAAAACTATGTAAAGAAGAAGACTTAAATTGTAAAGAAGTTAGAAAGTTAGTGGATAAATATATCTATGAACAGAAACTTCCTCTAAAAGATGATATAGCTCAAACATTAAAGTTCAAACCAAAGCTTTTGGAGAAAAAAAGAATTATTCCAAGAGTACTAGATAAAATAGTGAGTTTTGTTGAGATTTTTTATGATGATGTTGATACTGTTATAAGTATGCCAAAAGTTGGGGAAAATGATATAAATAACTATGAAGAAGAATTATTAGTAGCACAACCGAAACCAGAGTATAATTAG
- a CDS encoding HesA/MoeB/ThiF family protein, whose product MSEIHEFFNRQIKLWGEETQDSLQNKKVAIIGSGGLGCTLGIALGASGIGEFAFVDFDEVGVHNIHRQIGFKVGDDGKPKCEVLKELVESRCPYTKVTAYNESFDEFAKRGLEFDLIIDATDNLPSRAAINEYCIQNNQPWIYGSVEEFHGQVCFFEKASYEAVFVVNDRKPNGIACPIVMHIGSLQANLAIRYLTGLPVKKDVLYYLSFDDEGVISTKKFNLPTA is encoded by the coding sequence ATGAGTGAAATTCATGAATTTTTTAACAGACAGATAAAACTATGGGGTGAGGAAACTCAAGACTCATTACAAAATAAAAAAGTAGCTATTATTGGTAGTGGGGGATTAGGTTGTACTTTAGGTATTGCTTTAGGTGCTTCTGGTATTGGTGAGTTTGCTTTTGTTGATTTTGATGAGGTTGGTGTTCACAATATTCACAGACAAATTGGTTTTAAAGTTGGTGATGATGGAAAGCCAAAATGTGAGGTTTTAAAAGAGTTAGTTGAGTCAAGATGTCCTTATACAAAAGTTACAGCTTACAATGAATCTTTTGATGAGTTTGCAAAAAGAGGTTTAGAGTTTGATTTAATTATTGATGCAACTGATAACCTACCAAGTAGAGCAGCTATAAATGAATACTGTATTCAAAACAATCAGCCTTGGATTTATGGTTCAGTTGAAGAATTCCATGGTCAAGTGTGTTTCTTTGAAAAAGCATCTTATGAAGCTGTATTTGTTGTAAATGATAGAAAACCAAATGGAATTGCTTGTCCTATTGTTATGCATATAGGTTCACTTCAAGCAAACTTAGCTATTAGATATTTAACTGGATTACCAGTAAAAAAAGATGTTTTATACTACCTTTCATTTGATGATGAAGGTGTTATTTCTACAAAGAAATTTAACTTACCAACAGCATAA